GCAAACGGCAACGCATTGCCCGCAATCGATGCAGTGGCCGCGGCCGTCATAATTGCCGTCCTTGGCGGGCTTGCCGCGCGGTTCGCCCCGCCAGGGCTCGTAACTGACGATCAACGTGTCCTCGTCCAGCATCGACGCCTGGAAGCGCGGCCACGGGCACATATAGGTGCAGACCTGCTCCCGCGAGTATCCCGCCAGCAGATAGGTCGTCAGGGTGAAC
The window above is part of the Marinifilum sp. JC120 genome. Proteins encoded here:
- a CDS encoding cytochrome c oxidase accessory protein CcoG, giving the protein WIEGDRGARIRLDKARFSLGKLWKRSAKHLSWLVISLLTGGAWVMYFNDAPTFVSDVAAFDLTGNQLFFIGLFTLTTYLLAGYSREQVCTYMCPWPRFQASMLDEDTLIVSYEPWRGEPRGKPAKDGNYDGRGHCIDCGQCVAVC